The Deinococcus sonorensis KR-87 genome includes a window with the following:
- the upp gene encoding uracil phosphoribosyltransferase, whose translation MTTSPVLTVPHHPLLLHKLSLMRDVQTGVKEFRELAAEVSLLLAYEAMRDLETEPVTLTTPLATAAFPMLSGKKLALVAILRAGLVMTDSIVRLVPAAKVGHIGMYRDPETLSPVAYYSKLPADIAERRVFLTDPMLATGGSAVAAIENLKAAGAQSIKLMSILAVPEGVKRVHDAHPDVEIVAAALDDGLNDHGYIMPGLGDAGDRIYGTK comes from the coding sequence ATGACCACGTCCCCTGTTCTCACGGTGCCACATCACCCGCTGCTGCTGCACAAACTCAGCCTGATGCGCGACGTCCAGACCGGGGTCAAGGAGTTCCGGGAACTGGCGGCGGAGGTGAGCCTGCTGCTGGCCTACGAGGCGATGCGCGACCTGGAGACCGAGCCGGTCACGCTCACCACCCCGCTCGCCACCGCCGCCTTCCCGATGCTCAGCGGCAAGAAGCTGGCGCTGGTGGCCATCCTGCGGGCTGGGCTGGTCATGACCGACAGCATCGTGCGGCTCGTGCCGGCCGCCAAGGTGGGGCACATCGGCATGTACCGTGACCCCGAGACGCTGTCGCCGGTGGCGTACTACAGCAAGCTGCCGGCCGACATCGCCGAGCGCCGGGTGTTCCTGACCGACCCGATGCTCGCTACCGGCGGCTCAGCGGTGGCGGCCATCGAGAACCTGAAGGCGGCGGGCGCGCAGAGCATCAAGCTGATGAGCATCCTGGCGGTGCCGGAGGGGGTGAAGCGCGTGCATGACGCCCACCCGGACGTGGAGATCGTGGCGGCGGCGCTGGACGACGGGCTCAACGACCACGGGTACATCATGCCGGGGCTGGGCGACGCTGGCGACCGCATCTACGGCACCAAGTAG
- a CDS encoding GNAT family N-acetyltransferase, whose amino-acid sequence MSPTLRPARPDDAAALSALAYRATAFWGYSPAYLAGSRAELEITPAALSRAESAVMECEGQIGGFSLLELDGASGRLRFLLADPDCLGQGIERQLWRELLERARALRLEQLQIVSDPYAESFFVSLGAQRTGLVPSASIPGRHLPQLSYRL is encoded by the coding sequence ATGTCTCCGACCCTGCGCCCGGCCCGTCCGGACGATGCCGCTGCCCTGAGTGCGCTGGCGTACCGCGCCACCGCCTTCTGGGGCTACAGCCCGGCGTATCTGGCCGGGAGCCGCGCCGAACTGGAGATCACGCCCGCCGCGCTGAGCCGCGCCGAGAGCGCCGTGATGGAATGCGAGGGCCAGATCGGCGGCTTCTCGCTGCTGGAGCTGGACGGGGCCAGCGGCCGCCTGCGCTTCCTGCTGGCCGACCCGGATTGTCTGGGCCAGGGCATTGAGCGGCAGCTGTGGCGGGAACTGCTGGAGCGTGCCCGGGCGCTGCGGCTGGAACAACTTCAGATCGTCAGCGACCCCTACGCCGAGAGTTTCTTTGTGTCCTTGGGAGCACAGCGCACCGGGCTGGTCCCGTCGGCGTCCATTCCGGGGCGGCACCTGCCGCAGCTGAGCTACCGGCTGTAG
- a CDS encoding aminotransferase class V-fold PLP-dependent enzyme, translating to MTDRTAHLPLNRKRLIAPGPVEVEPRVLLELAQPQMHHRSPEGRAKFVEARAKLTQLLGDPYEAVIVTGSGTAAFEGALVSTVPEGGRVVNASAGKFSERWGEMAERLGYDVVKVERPWGELLDPDEVAAACEGAAALTITHSETSTGALHDLEAIVRAAKAVNPQLIVIADCVTSYGVAELRPAAWNVDVIVSGSQKGVATPPGLSFVLFSPEVEARLIRNTRRGFYLDLERELRGQKNGDTPQTPAINLVYALSAALDRLLAVPLEVLWAEKGRQCQALIAAGEALGCQAWASRTTPAVAVLRPPAGVGGKQVAAQLASMGQRALPGQAPHEDTVFRISTLGYADRYDALAIAGILEDALAALGVPFQRGAGVAAAWAALG from the coding sequence ATGACCGACCGCACTGCCCACCTTCCGCTGAACCGCAAGCGCTTGATCGCCCCCGGCCCGGTGGAGGTGGAACCGCGCGTGCTGCTGGAGCTGGCCCAGCCACAGATGCACCACCGCTCGCCGGAGGGCCGCGCCAAGTTCGTGGAGGCGCGCGCCAAGCTGACGCAGCTGCTGGGCGACCCCTACGAGGCGGTCATCGTGACCGGCAGCGGCACGGCGGCCTTCGAGGGCGCGCTGGTCAGCACCGTGCCGGAGGGCGGCCGGGTGGTGAATGCCTCGGCCGGCAAGTTCAGCGAGCGCTGGGGCGAGATGGCCGAGCGGCTCGGCTACGACGTGGTGAAGGTGGAGCGGCCCTGGGGTGAGCTGCTGGATCCGGATGAGGTGGCCGCCGCCTGCGAGGGCGCCGCCGCCCTGACCATCACCCACAGCGAGACCAGCACCGGCGCGCTGCACGACCTGGAGGCCATCGTGCGGGCGGCCAAAGCCGTCAACCCGCAGCTGATCGTGATTGCCGACTGCGTGACGAGCTACGGGGTGGCCGAGCTGCGCCCCGCCGCCTGGAACGTGGACGTGATCGTGTCGGGCAGCCAGAAGGGGGTGGCCACCCCGCCGGGCCTGAGCTTCGTGCTGTTCAGCCCGGAGGTGGAGGCGCGGCTGATCCGGAACACCCGGCGCGGCTTCTACCTGGACCTGGAACGTGAGCTACGCGGGCAGAAGAATGGCGACACGCCGCAGACCCCGGCCATCAATCTGGTGTACGCGCTGTCGGCGGCCCTGGACCGGCTGCTGGCGGTGCCGCTGGAGGTGCTGTGGGCCGAGAAGGGGCGGCAGTGTCAGGCGCTGATCGCGGCCGGTGAGGCCCTCGGCTGTCAGGCGTGGGCCAGCCGCACCACGCCCGCCGTGGCGGTGCTCAGACCGCCGGCCGGCGTGGGCGGCAAGCAGGTGGCGGCTCAGCTGGCCAGCATGGGCCAGCGGGCGCTGCCGGGGCAGGCGCCGCACGAGGACACGGTGTTCCGCATCAGCACGCTGGGCTACGCCGACCGCTACGACGCGCTGGCCATCGCCGGCATTCTGGAGGACGCCCTGGCGGCGCTGGGCGTGCCGTTCCAGCGGGGCGCGGGGGTCGCGGCGGCCTGGGCCGCGCTCGGCTAG
- a CDS encoding DUF1684 domain-containing protein, with product MTAPSPDDARLLQDRALKDRHFASGRGPITGERLRQFSGLHYFPPDPALKVEVPVEPGSGETLEVQTTSGDVQTYVRYGQARFSLNGQQVQLALFARPGDEAPAQLFVPFRDATSGRLTYGAGRYLDVPLQRGPAGERVTLDFNRAYHPYCAYADGWSCPLPPPENTLPVAVLAGERLEPDRG from the coding sequence ATGACTGCTCCCTCACCGGATGACGCCCGGCTGCTGCAGGACCGCGCCCTCAAGGACCGGCACTTCGCCTCCGGGCGCGGCCCCATCACCGGCGAGCGGCTGCGGCAGTTCAGCGGCCTGCACTATTTCCCGCCGGACCCGGCCCTGAAGGTGGAGGTGCCGGTGGAGCCGGGCAGCGGAGAGACGCTGGAGGTGCAGACCACCAGCGGGGACGTGCAGACGTATGTGCGCTACGGGCAGGCCCGCTTTAGCCTGAATGGCCAGCAGGTGCAGCTGGCCCTGTTCGCCCGCCCCGGCGACGAGGCCCCGGCCCAGCTGTTCGTGCCGTTCCGTGACGCCACCAGCGGTCGCCTCACCTACGGCGCCGGCCGGTATCTGGACGTCCCGCTGCAGCGCGGGCCGGCAGGCGAGAGGGTCACGCTGGATTTCAACCGCGCCTACCACCCGTACTGCGCCTACGCGGACGGCTGGAGCTGTCCGCTCCCGCCCCCGGAGAACACGCTGCCGGTGGCGGTTCTGGCCGGCGAGCGCCTCGAACCTGACAGGGGCTGA